The following is a genomic window from Streptomyces chrestomyceticus JCM 4735.
AAGCCTCGTATGGGGGTGGCGGCCGGGCGACGGGAGGGCGCAAGCGGCTTGGCGGGAGCCATCCCCATGGGGGGCGGGTGTCAAACCGGGTGCGGCCCGGATGACCTGCGCCCCCCGCAGCACCCCCCTACCCACCCAAACACAGAAGGCCCGCGCCCCCCACAGGGGACGCGGACCCTCGTACGCAGCAGTCGGTCGGCGCTTCAGCCGGCCACGCGGACCATGTCCGCCTGCGGCCCTTTCTGGCCCTGCGAGATCTCGAACTCGACCCGCTGACCCTCCTCAAGGGTGCGGTAACCGTCCATCTGGATCGCGCTGTAGTGGACGAATACATCCGCACCACCGTCGACCGCGATGAAGCCGTACCCCTTCTCCGCGTTGAACCACTTGACGGTGCCCTGAGCCATGCCTAACTCCCCTATTACTGGCCCTTGCACAGGACCGCACTCCGCGGACCCGGGTCAGACCTCACCCCCCGACAGGAGGGGGTGTGCGCCGGAACGCGTCGACCGCCGCTGAATGTATCTGTCCAACTGCCCAGCGCAACAGGTCAGTCGGACGAGAATTCTTCTCGGGAACAATCGCAAATATGCGAAGAAAAGCCCATACGGCAGGGCAAGTCGGGCCGGGCAAAGCTCACCAACGCGACAAATCATGTCCACACTTCGCGCACAACTTGCCGGGCACTCATATGCGTTCGGCACGCGCTGGACGAGGAATCACCTCAACTGTATCGCCTTTAACAACATGGAATCGCCCCGTCCGCTTCGTGGCGGACGGGGCGATTCCAGCCGTTCGGCCGGGGAAGGGCCGAAAAAGATCGTTACGGCGTCCGGGCGACCGCCTCAGCAGCCGCCGGCCACCGCCGGGATGATCGATACGCCGGCGCCGTCCGGCGTCGGCGTCGCCAGGCCCTGCTCGAAGCGCACGTCGTCGTCGTTGACGTAGACGTTCACGAAGCGCCGCAGCTTGCCGGTGTCGTCCAGGACGCGGGCCGCGATGCCGGCGTGGTTCTGCTCCAGGTTCTGGATGACCTCGGAGAGGGTCGCCCCCTCGGCGGGGACCTCGGCCTGGCCGCCGGTGTAGGTGCGCAGGATGGTCGGGATGCGGACGTTGACGCTCATGGTGTGCTGCCTTCCAGCTCGCGGGAGGAGTGCGTAGGGGCGGCGGGCGCGGGCGTACCGATGACCGCGGGCGCGGACGGGGTACGCCGGCGCGTGCCGTGGTGTACGGGACGCGTACCGGTGTGTACCGACGCGTACGGGTGCGCGCGACCGCGTACGGGTGTGTACGGCCGCGCGCGGCGGTCAGCCCGCCAGGCCGGCCGCGCGGAACGCGTCCAGGCTCGGGCGGATGGTGGCCGTGGGCCCGGTGGTCGGCGCCACGGCGTCCAGCGTCTTGAGCCCGTCGCCGGTGTTGAGCACGACGGTGGTCAGCGCCGGGTCGAGCAGCCCGTCCTCGATCAGCTTCTTCGTGACGCCCACGGTCACCCCGCCGGCCGTCTCGGCGAAGATGCCCTCCGTACGGGCCAGCAGCTTGATCGCGTCGACCACCTGCGCGTCGTTCACGTCCTCCACCGCGCCGCCGGTGCGCCGGGCGATGTCGAGCACGTACGGGCCGTCGGCCGGGTTGCCGATGGCCAGCGACTTGGCGATGGTGTCCGGCTTCTGCGGCCGTACGACGTCGTGACCTGCCTTGAAGGCGGTCGAGACCGGCGAGCAGCCCTCGGCCTGGGCGCCGAAGATCTTGTACGGCTTCTCCTCGACCAGGCCGAGCGCGATCAGCTCCTTCAGCCCCTTGTCGATCTTCGTGAGCTGGGAGCCGGAGGCGATCGGGATGACGATCTGGTCCGGCAGCCGCCAGCCGAGCTGCTCGCAGATCTCGTACGCGAGGGTCTTGGAGCCCTCGCCGTAGTACGGGCGCAGGTTCACGTTGACGAAGCCCCAGCCCTCGCCGAGCGGGTCGCCGATCAGCTCCGAGCAGAAGCGGTTGACGTCGTCGTAGGTGCCCTCGATGCCGACCAGCTCGCCGCCGTACACCGCGGCCATGACGACCTTGCCCGCCTCCAGGTCGTGCGGGATGAACACGCACGAGCGGAAGCCCGCCCGGGCCGCCGCCGCGCCCACCGCGCCGGCGAGGTTGCCGGTGGAGGAGCAGGACAGGGTGGTGAAGCCGAAGGCGCGGGCGGCCTCGACGGCGATGGCGACGACGCGGTCCTTGAAGGAGTGCGTCGGGTTGCCGGAGTCGTCCTTGACGTACAGGCCGCCGGTGACGCCCAGCTCACGGGCCAGGTTGTCGGCCTTGACCAGCTTGGTCAGGCCGGGGTTGAGGTTGGGCTTGTCCGCCACGTCGGCCGGGACGGGCAGCAGCGGCGCGTACCGCCAGATGCTGTTGGGGCCCGCCTCGATCCGCTTGCGCAGGCCCTCGGGGTCGCCCGCCGGCAGGTCGTACGCCACTTCCAGCGGTCCGAAGCAGGAGGCGCAGGCGAAGATCGGTCCGAGGTCGAAGCGCTCGCCGCACTCGCGGCAGGACAGCGCGACGGCGGGACCGAGGGAGACGCTGGCGGACGGGGTGCTTTCGACGGATTGCACAGCCATGGAGGCGAGGCCCTTTCTCCTCATCTTCCTCGCGACGCATCTCGCCGCGAGACGGAATTGGCACCTTCCCGAGCCGGGAGCCTCGCGGGCCGCGTACCTGCGCGACGACGGAGACCGGCTGGAGGGTTGCCGGGGCTTCAACGGGCCGTATCCCTCTGCCCCTCTGGATGAGCGGTATGGCACCGGGCCGGGGCCCAGGCGTTTGTCGCGCCGACCCCGGCATGTCCGGGACGATCGCGTTGTTCAAGACTGTAGCCGAAGGGCCGGGCGGTCGAGACAGCCGTCCGCACCGCGAGATGGATCACATCGCTGATCCGGGAACGAAGGAGACCCGCACGTGCTGGAAGAGGTGGAGCGCTGGCTGGCCGGCCGGTCCTGGTCGGCCGCGGACCGCCCGCTCGACCGGTTGCTGGCCGCGAAGCGCGAGACGGGGCAGACGGTCTCCGTCGTGCTGCCCGCGCTCGACGAGGAGGCGACGGTCGGCGCGATCGTCGAGTCGGTCCGTACGGAGCTGATGACCCCGTCGGTGCCGCTCGTCGACGAGCTGGTGGTGCTGGACTCGGGCTCCACGGACGGCACGGCCAAGGTCGCGGCCGAGGCGGGCGCGCGGGTGGTCCACCGGGACGAGGTGCTGCCGCGGCTGCCCGCGCTGCCCGGCAAGGGCGAGGTGCTGTGGCGCTCCCTGCTGGCCACCGGCGGCGACATCGTCTGCTTCGTCGACGCCGACCTGCGCGAGTTCGACGCGGGCTTCGTCTCCGGGATCGTCGGTCCGCTGCTGACCGACCCGGACGTGCAGTTCGTCAAGGGCATGTACGACCGTCCGCTGGGCGAGGCGGCGGGCCAGGGCGGCCGGGTCACCGAGCTGGTCGCCCGGCCGCTGCTGAACCTGCACTGGCCGCAGCTCGCCGGGTTCGTGCAGCCGCTCGGCGGGGAGTACGCGGCCCGCCGGTCGCTGCTGGAGCGGCTGCCGTTCCCGGTGGGCTACGGCGTCGAGCTGGGCCTGCTGGTCGACGCGCTGCACACGGTGGGGCTGGACGCGCTGGCCCAGGTGGACATCGGGGTGCGCAAGCACCGCCACCAGAGCGGCCAGGCGCTCGGCAGGATGGCGGCGGCCATCTACCGCACCGCGCAGTTGCGGCTGGCCCGCGGCCACCTGGTGCGCCCGCGGCTCACCCAGTTCGAGCGCGGGGAGACCGGTTTCGTGCCGCGTACCTGGGACGTGGACACCGAGGAGCGGCCGCCGATGGCGGAGATACCGGAGTACGCGGAGCGCCGGGCGGCCTGAGACGGGCGGCGGGCGGCCCGAGAGGCGATCGGTGGGCGGCCCGATGGGCCCGACCCAGGGTCCCGGGCCGGGCGCCGCGCGGCCCGCTTCCGACGCCGCGTAAACAGTGACGTTCCGCCTCCGCTCCGCACGTTTGAGCGGATGGGTGGCGGGCTAGTCTCGCAACATGGTCTCCGAGCGTTCTGGTGCCAAGGTCCTCGTCGCGTCCAACCGCGGTCCCGTCTCGTACACGAAGGGGGACGACGGCACGCTGACCGCCAAACGGGGCGGCGGCGGGCTGGTCTCCGGGCTGTCCGCGATCGGCCCGGACGCCGGTGCGGTGTGGGTGTGCGCCGCCCTCGGGGACGGCGACCGCGAGGCCGCCCGGCGCAGCGGCGGCCATCTGGACACCGCCGATACCGGCGGCCAGCACGTACGCATGCTGGACATCCCCGCCGACGTCTTCACCGACGCCTACAACGGCATCGCGAACTCCGTGCTGTGGTTCGTCCACCACATGCTCTACCAGACGCCGCTGGAGCCCTCCTTCGACGACGCGTTCCGCGCCCAGTGGGCTTCGTACGAGGCGTACAACGCGGCCTTCGCGGACGCGCTCGCCGACGAGGCCGCGCCCGGCGCCGTGGTGCTGGTGCAGGACTACCACCTCACGCTGGTGCCCGGTCTGCTCCGCGCCCGCCGCCCCGACCTGCGCATCGGCCACTTCTCGCACACGCCGTGGGCGCCCGCCGACTACTTCCGGATGCTGCCGGACGACGTGGCCGAGGCGGTGCTGCGCGGCATGCTGGGCGGCGACCGCGCCGCGTTCCTGACGCGGCGCTGGGCCGAGGCGTTCGCCGAGTGCTGCGCGGCGGTGCTGGGCGCCGAGGTGGCACGCGACGCGGACGGCGGGCTGAGCATCGTCCACGAGGGCCGGACGACGCGGCTCGGCGTGCACGGTCTGGGCGCGGACGCGGAGTTCCTGCGGGAGCGGGCGCACCGCCCGGACGTGGACGAGCGGCTGGCGGCGCTGCGCGAGCAGATCGGCGGGCCGGACCGGAAGACGATCGTGCGGGTGGACCGTACGGAGCTGTCCAAGAACATCGTGCGCGGGCTGCGCGCCTACCGGGCGCTGCTGGCCGGGCACCCCGAGTGGCGCGAACGCGTCGTGCACATCGCGTTCGCCTACCCCTCCCGGCAGGACCTGGAGGTCTACCGCTCCTACACCGACGAGGTCGGGCGGCTGGCCGAGGAGATCAACGAGGAGTACGGCACCCCGGGCTGGCAGCCGGTCGTGCTGCACGTGAAGGACGACTTCGCGCGGTCGCTGGCCGCCTACCGGATCGCCGACGTGGCGCTGGTCAACCCGATCAGGGACGGGATGAACCTGGTCGCCAAGGAGGTCCCGGTGATCTCCGAGGCGGGCTGCGCGCTGGTGCTGTCCCGGGAGGCCGGGGCGTACGCGGAGCTGGGCGAGGACGCGGTCTGCGTCAATCCGTACGACGTCTCGGCCACGGCGCGCGCGCTGCACGAGGCGCTGTCCATGGAGGACGGCGAGCGGGCCGAGCGCTCGAAGCGGCTGGCCGCCGCGGCCACCGCGCTGCCGCCGGACCGGTGGTTCCTCCAGCAGCTTCGGGCGCTGGAGGAGTAGCGCGCCGGGGCCCCGGGAGGGCCCCGGCCGCAGAGCTGTCAGGTCGCCCGTCAGGCGGGCTCCTCCAGCCGGTCCGCGAGAGCGTGCAGCAGCGCGACCACGCCCGCCGGGCCGTCGACGACCAGGTCCGCCCGGCCGGCCAGCTCGGCGACCTCCGCGCTGCCGCTGCACACCAGCACCCCGGCCAGTCCGTCCGACCGCAGCTTGTCCACGGCGGAGAAGGCGGCGAGGTCGCCGAGGTCGTCGCCCCCGTACAGGACGGTGGTGGCGCCGGTCTCGCGGACGTACTCGGCGAGCGCGACGCCCTTGTCCATGCCGGGCGGCCGCAGTTCGAGGACGTACCGGCCGGGCTCGACGATCAGGCCGTGCCGCTCGGCGAGCGCGTACAGCGGCTCGCGCAGCAGCTCGAAGGCGGCCTGCGGGTCCTCTGCGCGGCGGGTGTGCACGGCGATGGCGCGGCCCTTGTCCTCCACCCAGGAGGCGTGCCAGGCGCCCAGTCCGTCCAGGACGCCGGGGAGTTCGGCCTGTACGGCGGCGACGCCGGGCGGCGGCGCGGGCGCCCGTACCGTGCCGGTGGCCGCGTCCCAGCGCTCGGCGCCGTAGCCGCCGAGGACCACCAGCCGTTCCAGGCCCGGCGCGTCCGTGAAGCCGCCGAGGCGGACCGCGACGCCGGCCGGGCGGCCGGTGATGACCACCAGGGAACACAGCCGCGGCGCCAGACGGGCCAGCGCGGCGACGGCGCCGGGGTGGGCGCGGGCCTTCTCGGGGTCGGGCACGATGTCGGCGAGTGTGCCGTCGAAGTCGAGAGCGAGCACGGCTCGGCCGGGGCTGTCCAGCAGCGCGGCGAGACCGTCCCGGCCCGCTTCGGTGACCGGTGTCGGCAAGGAGTTCGGGGGGCTGCCCATGGCGACGAGGTTACCGGGCGGGTGCGGGCGGGTGCCGGGTACGGGGGGGACCGGCGCAGCGCGGCGTCGGCTGCGGGTGCCTGGGTACGGGCGTATCGGCGGCTCGTGCCGTCTTCCGGCCCCGCACCCCGGCCCGTCCGGCGCCCCGCGGGCCGTCCCTCAGCGGCGGCCGCGCCGGGCCTCGCGGACGCGGCGCAGCCGGTTGACCGTGACCGGGTCGTGGGCGAGCGCCCGCGGGTCGTCCAGCAGGGCGTTCAGCAACTGGTAGTAGCGGGTCGGCGAGATGCCGAGCCGCTCGCGGATGACCCGCTCCTTGACGCCCGGCCGGGGCCAGGAGCGGCGCTCGACGCCGAGCACCGCCTCGTCCTGCGGGGACAGTGCTCCTATGCCACCGCCTCCGGTGCCGCCGTCGGTGCCCTCACTCGTCATCACCCGTCCACGATAAGGCCGCGGTACGACAATCCCCGCCGCCGGTCCGGAGGCGGGGGGCGCCGGGGCGCGCTACGGGGTGCCGGGGCGCGCTACGGGGTGCCGGGGCGCGCGGCGGCTCACTCGGCGGAGTTGTCCGCCTCGTTGGCCGTGTTCTGGATGTCGCTGAGCACGCCGGCCGGGTTGCCGTTGGCGCCCACCGCCTTGCCCATCTTCGCCTTGACGGTCTTGCTGACCAGCGGCCAGGAGGTCTTGTCCGCGGGGTAGAACACGGCGTTGTCCAGTTGGCGCAGGAAGCTGTGCAGCTTGGCGTACTTGCTGTCGGCGAGCATCGCGTGGGAGCCGGAGGTGGTGACCGGCAGCAGCCCGTAGTGGCCCGAGAAGTCCATGACGTTCTTCTCGTCGTAGACGAAGTCGAGGAACTTGCCGACCTGGTCGCGGTGGCCGTTCTGCTTGAACGCCGTCATCCAGTCGGCGACGCCCATGGTGGCCTTGGCCTTGCCGGCCGGGCCCGGCAGCTCGACGGTGCCGTACTCGACGCCCTTGGCCTCGGCCTGCTTCATCAGGGTGGGGTGGCCGTTGAGCATCCCCACGTCGCCGGCCGCGAAGGCGTTGAAGGCGTCCTGGCGGTTGAGCTTGGCCGGATCGCCGCCGGTCAGCCCCGGGGCGACCAGTTCCTTCTTCAGCCACTCGAAGGTCTTGACGTTCTCCTTCGAGTCGATCGTGTACTTGCCGATGCTGTCGGTGTAGCTGCCGCCGCCGCTGAGCATCCACATCAGCGTCTCGGCCTGCGTCTCCTCCGGGCCCAGCGGCAGCGCGTACGGCATCTTCACGCCCTTGGCCTTGAGCTTGGCCGCGTCGGCCGCGACCTGCGCCCAGGTCTCCGGCGGGTCGGTGATGCCCGCCTCGGCGAAGAGCTTCTTGTTGTAGAACAGGCGGCGGGTGCTGGAGCCGAAGGGCATCCCGTACTGCTCGCGGTTGTACTCCCCCGCCTCCGCGAGGGCGGGGACGAAGTCGGCCTGCACGGGGATGGAGAGCACGTCCCTGGCCTTGTAGAGCTTGCCTTCGGCCGCGTAGTCGGCGTACGCGCCGATCTGGGCCATGTCCGGAGCCTTACCGGACTTGACCATCTCCTCGACCTTCTTGTCGACGTCCGTCCAACTGTAGACCGAGACGTCGACCTTGATGCCCGGGTTCTTCTTCTCGAAGTCCTTGACGAGCCTGTTCCAGTAGTGCTTGGAGGAGTTCGACGCGTTGTCGCCGTAGTCCGCCGCGACGAGCTTGAGAGTGACGTCGCCACCGTCGCCCACGCCGCTGCCGCAGGAGGACAAGGAGAGCGTCATGGCCGTGGTGAGTCCCGCTGCCGCCAGGCTCAAGTACCGCCGCTGCACTGCCGTTACCGCCTTTTGTCCCGAATGTTCCGTGCTTGCCGGGGAATGCCCGGTGGCTTCAGAGGTCCACCCTCAACCGGCATGAACGACGAGTCTCCCCCGTTTACCCACACAAGGTCTACACCACCCCTCATTTCGTTGGCGTATCGCCTGTCACACCCACAGGTCGCGGTGGTACGGAAGCGGCCGTACGGACCGGAATCACCCCGTCCGGGCCGGCCGACCCACCCCGTCCGGACCTTGCGGAACCACCTCCTGCCCCCAGGCCCGAGCACGCCCTTCGCGGGAGCGGAACCACGCCATCCCCGCGAGTGGACTAGACCTTTCACGGCCGATCGCGCGAAACTGTCCCCGTGAGACACGTCATCGCCCTTGATGTGGGCGGCACCGGAATGAAGGCCGCCCTGGCAGGCGCGGACGGCACACTGCTCCACGAGGCCCGGCGCCCCACCGGCCGGGAACGCGGCCCGGAAGCGGTCGTCGCCTCGATCCTGGACTTCGCCGAGGAACTGCGCGAGACCGGGCGGCAGCGGTTCGGCAGCACCGCCGCGGCGGCCGGCGTCGCCGTCCCCGGCATCGTCGACGACGCGCGCGGCATCGCCGCCTACTCCGCCAACCTGGGCTGGCGCGACGTCCCCCTGCGCGCCCTGCTCTCCGAGCGCCTGGGCGGCGTCCCGGTCGCCCTCGGCCACGACGTCCGCACCGGCGGCCTCGCCGAGGGCCGGATCGGCGCGGGCCGCGGCGCCGACCGCTTCCTGTTCGTACCGCTCGGCACCGGCATCGCCGGCGCCATCGGCATCGAGGGCCGCATCGAGGCGGGCGCGCACGGCAGCGCGGGCGAGATCGGCCACATCGTCGTACGGCCCGACGGCCCCGACTGCGGCTGCGGCCAGCGCGGCTGCCTGGAGACGCTGGCCTCGGCCGCCGCCGTCGGCCGCGCCTGGGCCGAGGCGTGCGGCGACCCGCGGGCCACCGCCGCCGACGCCGCCAAGGCCGTCGAGTCCGGGGACGCCCGCGCGCAGGCCGTCTGGCAGGACGCGGTGGACGCCCTCGCCGCCGGCCTGGTCACCTCGCTCACCCTGCTCGACCCGCACACGCTGATCATCGGCGGCGGGCTGGCCGAGGCGGGCGACACGCTGTTCGAGCCGCTGCGTGCGGCGGTCCGCTCCCGGGTGACCTTCCAGCGGCTCCCCCTGATCGTTCCGGCTGCGCTCGGGGACGCCGCCGGCTGCCTGGGCGCAGGTCTGCTCGCCTGGGATCTTCTCTCCACGGAGGTAACTGCCTGATGCCGCTGCAACAGTCCGGGGACAGCGCCCCGAGCCCCCGGCGCACCGTCCTGACGGGCGCCCGGGTCGCCCTGCCGTCCGGCGTCGCCGACGAGGGCCTGGTGGCCTTCGAGGGCACCCGTATCACCGACGCGGCGGACGCCGCCGGGGCGACCGCCCCGGCACCCGGCGACCGGGTGATCGACCTGACCGGCCATCTCGTCGTCCCGGGCTTCGTCGACATCCACGTACACGGCGGTGGCGGCGGCTCCTTCTCGTCCGCCGACCCCGAGGAGTGCCTGACGGCGATCGGCACCCACCGGCGGCGCGGCACCACCACCCTGCTCGCCTCCACCGTCACCGGCGACCTCGACGAGCTGGCCCGGCAGGCCGCCGTCCTGGCCGAGCTGACCGAGCAGGGCGACCTGGCCGGCATCCACTTCGAGGGCCCGTTCATCTCCCCGCACCGCTGCGGCGCCCACCAGCCCGGCCTGCTGCGCGACCCCGACCCGGCGGACGTGCGCAAGCTCGTCGACGCCGCGCGCGGCACCGCGAAGATGATGACCCTGGCGCCCGAGCTGCCCGGCGGCCTGGACTCCGTACGGCTGCTCGCCGACGCCGGGGTGATCGCCGCCATCGGCCACACCGACTCCTCGTACGACGCGACCCGCGAGGCCATCGACGCGGGCGCGACCGTCGCCACCCACCTGTTCAACGCGATGCCGCCGCTCGGGCACCGCGCGCCGGGGCCGATCGCCGCGCTTCTGGAGGACGAGCGGATCACCGTCGAGCTGATCAACGACGGTACGCACCTGCACCCCGCCGTCCTGGAGATGGCCTTCCGGGACGCGGGCGCGGACCGGGTCGCCTTCATCACCGACGCGATGGGCGCGGCCGGCATGAACGACGGCATGTACCCGCTCGGCCCGATGACCGTCGAGGTCAAGGACGGTGTCGCCCGCATCGCCGACGGCCCCACCGCCGGTTCCATCGCGGGCTCCACCCTCACCCTCGACCGCGCCTTC
Proteins encoded in this region:
- a CDS encoding ROK family protein; the encoded protein is MRHVIALDVGGTGMKAALAGADGTLLHEARRPTGRERGPEAVVASILDFAEELRETGRQRFGSTAAAAGVAVPGIVDDARGIAAYSANLGWRDVPLRALLSERLGGVPVALGHDVRTGGLAEGRIGAGRGADRFLFVPLGTGIAGAIGIEGRIEAGAHGSAGEIGHIVVRPDGPDCGCGQRGCLETLASAAAVGRAWAEACGDPRATAADAAKAVESGDARAQAVWQDAVDALAAGLVTSLTLLDPHTLIIGGGLAEAGDTLFEPLRAAVRSRVTFQRLPLIVPAALGDAAGCLGAGLLAWDLLSTEVTA
- a CDS encoding DUF3263 domain-containing protein; this encodes MTSEGTDGGTGGGGIGALSPQDEAVLGVERRSWPRPGVKERVIRERLGISPTRYYQLLNALLDDPRALAHDPVTVNRLRRVREARRGRR
- a CDS encoding glucosyl-3-phosphoglycerate synthase; this encodes MLEEVERWLAGRSWSAADRPLDRLLAAKRETGQTVSVVLPALDEEATVGAIVESVRTELMTPSVPLVDELVVLDSGSTDGTAKVAAEAGARVVHRDEVLPRLPALPGKGEVLWRSLLATGGDIVCFVDADLREFDAGFVSGIVGPLLTDPDVQFVKGMYDRPLGEAAGQGGRVTELVARPLLNLHWPQLAGFVQPLGGEYAARRSLLERLPFPVGYGVELGLLVDALHTVGLDALAQVDIGVRKHRHQSGQALGRMAAAIYRTAQLRLARGHLVRPRLTQFERGETGFVPRTWDVDTEERPPMAEIPEYAERRAA
- the thrC gene encoding threonine synthase, with the protein product MAVQSVESTPSASVSLGPAVALSCRECGERFDLGPIFACASCFGPLEVAYDLPAGDPEGLRKRIEAGPNSIWRYAPLLPVPADVADKPNLNPGLTKLVKADNLARELGVTGGLYVKDDSGNPTHSFKDRVVAIAVEAARAFGFTTLSCSSTGNLAGAVGAAAARAGFRSCVFIPHDLEAGKVVMAAVYGGELVGIEGTYDDVNRFCSELIGDPLGEGWGFVNVNLRPYYGEGSKTLAYEICEQLGWRLPDQIVIPIASGSQLTKIDKGLKELIALGLVEEKPYKIFGAQAEGCSPVSTAFKAGHDVVRPQKPDTIAKSLAIGNPADGPYVLDIARRTGGAVEDVNDAQVVDAIKLLARTEGIFAETAGGVTVGVTKKLIEDGLLDPALTTVVLNTGDGLKTLDAVAPTTGPTATIRPSLDAFRAAGLAG
- a CDS encoding cold-shock protein — protein: MAQGTVKWFNAEKGYGFIAVDGGADVFVHYSAIQMDGYRTLEEGQRVEFEISQGQKGPQADMVRVAG
- the otsB gene encoding trehalose-phosphatase gives rise to the protein MGSPPNSLPTPVTEAGRDGLAALLDSPGRAVLALDFDGTLADIVPDPEKARAHPGAVAALARLAPRLCSLVVITGRPAGVAVRLGGFTDAPGLERLVVLGGYGAERWDAATGTVRAPAPPPGVAAVQAELPGVLDGLGAWHASWVEDKGRAIAVHTRRAEDPQAAFELLREPLYALAERHGLIVEPGRYVLELRPPGMDKGVALAEYVRETGATTVLYGGDDLGDLAAFSAVDKLRSDGLAGVLVCSGSAEVAELAGRADLVVDGPAGVVALLHALADRLEEPA
- a CDS encoding MoaD/ThiS family protein, producing the protein MSVNVRIPTILRTYTGGQAEVPAEGATLSEVIQNLEQNHAGIAARVLDDTGKLRRFVNVYVNDDDVRFEQGLATPTPDGAGVSIIPAVAGGC
- a CDS encoding alpha,alpha-trehalose-phosphate synthase (UDP-forming); the encoded protein is MVSERSGAKVLVASNRGPVSYTKGDDGTLTAKRGGGGLVSGLSAIGPDAGAVWVCAALGDGDREAARRSGGHLDTADTGGQHVRMLDIPADVFTDAYNGIANSVLWFVHHMLYQTPLEPSFDDAFRAQWASYEAYNAAFADALADEAAPGAVVLVQDYHLTLVPGLLRARRPDLRIGHFSHTPWAPADYFRMLPDDVAEAVLRGMLGGDRAAFLTRRWAEAFAECCAAVLGAEVARDADGGLSIVHEGRTTRLGVHGLGADAEFLRERAHRPDVDERLAALREQIGGPDRKTIVRVDRTELSKNIVRGLRAYRALLAGHPEWRERVVHIAFAYPSRQDLEVYRSYTDEVGRLAEEINEEYGTPGWQPVVLHVKDDFARSLAAYRIADVALVNPIRDGMNLVAKEVPVISEAGCALVLSREAGAYAELGEDAVCVNPYDVSATARALHEALSMEDGERAERSKRLAAAATALPPDRWFLQQLRALEE
- the nagA gene encoding N-acetylglucosamine-6-phosphate deacetylase, giving the protein MPLQQSGDSAPSPRRTVLTGARVALPSGVADEGLVAFEGTRITDAADAAGATAPAPGDRVIDLTGHLVVPGFVDIHVHGGGGGSFSSADPEECLTAIGTHRRRGTTTLLASTVTGDLDELARQAAVLAELTEQGDLAGIHFEGPFISPHRCGAHQPGLLRDPDPADVRKLVDAARGTAKMMTLAPELPGGLDSVRLLADAGVIAAIGHTDSSYDATREAIDAGATVATHLFNAMPPLGHRAPGPIAALLEDERITVELINDGTHLHPAVLEMAFRDAGADRVAFITDAMGAAGMNDGMYPLGPMTVEVKDGVARIADGPTAGSIAGSTLTLDRAFKRALTIDGLTVAQAVQALSGNPARLLGVADRTGSIEAGKDADLVVLDAAYDLVGVVRRGEWVVRPTGV